A single Brassica rapa cultivar Chiifu-401-42 chromosome A04, CAAS_Brap_v3.01, whole genome shotgun sequence DNA region contains:
- the LOC103865058 gene encoding BTB/POZ domain-containing protein At2g30600 isoform X2: MVGRNMVAAKENKFLTVAPFECAWSDDLKFREPGRGCVAFDAFAHNDVTVVFRENVGSQHYHYKKDNSPHYIVIIGSNRNRRLKIQVDGESVVDEESSDLCRCSLEFESYWISIYDGLVSIGKGRYPFQNLVFQWQDSKPNCSVQYVGLSSWDKHVGYRNVSVFPVTRDRISLWKQVDYREVKGDEVEEEGNGYDYEQWGLGNFLESWELSDTVFLVGDEEVDVPAHKAILQASGSFPLSGDVIQLRGVSYPILHALLQYIYTGRTQILESELAPLRDLSSSFEVMPLVRQCEEYINRLKLSDRASEPCKRVELSCPISQPLSGFMFPTAFPADVAKLKKFYSSGEYSDVKICLSDHGLTFQSHKVILSLWSVAFAKMFTNGMSESHSSTIYLTDVSPEAFKAMLNFMYSGELNMEDTVNFGTDLIHLLFLADRFGVVPLHQECCKMLLECLSEDSVCSVLQVVSSISSCKLIEEMCKRKFSMHFDYCTTASLDFVLLDQATFSDILESVDLTVTSEEKILDAVLMWCMKAEEPQRWEEIDELMNYSNPETLFKERLQSLDDLLPHVRFSLLPYELLEKLGNSNLSRQIPVFNRLVKEAASFLASRLTCPGNEATSRLQHRRSSFKELQYIRDGDSNGVLHFVGTSYGSHQWVNPVLAKKISITSSSPTSRFTDPKALASKTYVGTSFAGPRMEDGRISSWWMVDLGEDHQLMCNYYTFRQDGSRAYARSWKFQGSMDGNTWTDLRVHENDQTMCKAGQFASWPITAANALLPFRFFRLVLTGPTADTSTPWNFCICYLELYGYFR; the protein is encoded by the exons ATGGTGGG AAGAAACATGGTTGCTGCAAAGGAGAACAAGTTCCTAACCGTGGCACCTTTCGAGTGCGCTTGGAGCGACGATCTCAAGTTCCGTGAACCGGGCCGAGGCTGCGTTGCCTTTGACGCCTTCGCTCACAACGATGTCACCGTGGTGTTCAGAGAGAACGTTGGGAGCCAGCATTACCATTACAAGAAAGACAACAGTCCTCATTACATTGTCATCATCGGCAGCAACAGGAACCGGAGGCTGAAGATTCAGGTCGATGGGGAGTCTGTGGTGGACGAGGAGTCTTCTGATCTCTGTCGCTGTTCCTTGGAGTTTGAGAGTTACTGGATCAGTATCTATGATGGGTTGGTGAGTATTGGGAAAGGTCGGTACCCGTTTCAGAACCTGGTGTTTCAGTGGCAGGACTCCAAGCCTAATTGTAGTGTTCAGTACGTTGGGTTGAGCAGCTGGGATAAGCACGTTGGGTATAGGAATGTGAGTGTGTTTCCTGTGACGCGTGATCGTATCTCTCTGTGGAAGCAAGTGGATTACCGTGAAGTTAAAGGAGATGAGGTGGAAGAGGAAGGGAATGGTTATGATTATGAACAATGGGGGCTTGGTAACTTTCTAGAGAGCTGGGAGTTATCGGATACGGTCTTTCTTGTtggtgatgaggaagtggatgTACCTGCTCACAAGGCTATCTTACAAGCCTCAGGTAGCTTTCCTTTGAGTGGAGATGTCATTCAACTTCGTGGTGTCTCGTATCCGATTCTTCATGCTCTTCTTCAGTATATCTATACAGGACGAACTCAG ATTTTGGAATCAGAACTTGCTCCATTGAGGGATCTAAGTTCTAGTTTTGAAGTGATGCCATTGGTGAGACAGTGTGAAGAATATATAAACCGCTTAAAACTAAGCGACAGAGCGTCTGAACCCTGCAAAAGAGTTGAACTATCATGTCCAATTTCTCAGCCCTTGTCTGGCTTTATGTTCCCAACTGCTTTCCCTGCTGATGTGGCTAAGCTGAAGAAGTTCTACTCAAGCGGCGAGTATAGTGACGTAAAGATATGTCTCAGTGACCATGGCCTCACTTTCCAATCTCACAAAGTCATTCTTAGTCTCTGGAGTGTTGCATTTGCAAAG ATGTTTACAAATGGGATGAGTGAAAGCCACTCGTCGACGATCTACTTAACCGATGTGTCGCCAGAAGCGTTCAAGGCTATGCTTAACTTCATGTATAGCGGAGAGTTGAACATGGAAGACACTGTGAACTTTGGAACCGATTTGATCCATCTTCTCTTTCTAGCTGACCGGTTTGGAGTTGTTCCACTTCATCAAGAATGCTGCAAAATGCTCTTAGAGTGCCTCTCCGAG GATTCTGTATGCTCAGTTCTACAAGTGGTTTCGTCTATCTCATCATGTAAACTCATTGAGGAGATGTGCAAGAGGAAGTTCTCCATGCACTTTGACTACTGTACCACAGCGAGTTTGGACTTTGTCTTGTTAGATCAGGCCACTTTCAGTGATATTCTTGAG TCTGTAGATCTAACAGTGACATCTGAGGAGAAGATTCTTGATGCTGTTCTAATGTGGTGCATGAAAGCTGAGGAGCCACAGCGTTGGGAAGAAATAGATGAGCTAATGAACTATTCTAATCCAGAAACTTTGTTCAAAGAAAGACTTCAGTCACTTGATGACTTGTTGCCTCATGTACGCTTCTCTTTGTTGCCATacgagttgcttgagaag TTAGGAAACAGCAACTTAAGCAGACAAATCCCAGTATTCAATCGTCTT GTAAAGGAAGCTGCTAGTTTTTTGGCTTCTAGATTGACATGCCCAGGAAATGAAGCGAC TTCAAGGCTCCAACACCGGAGATCGAGTTTCAAGGAGCTTCAGTACATACGTGATGGGGATAGCAATGGTGTGCTTCACTTTGTTGGTACATCTTATGGGAGTCATCAATGGGTCAACCCTGTTCTCGCAAAG AAAATCAGCATTACATCAAGCAGCCCCACTTCCAGATTTACTGATCCGAAGGCTTTAGCTTCAAAAACATATGTG GGTACTTCCTTTGCAGGGCCTAGGATGGAAGACGGACGTATATCTTCCTGGTGGATGGTGGACTTAGGCGAAGATCACCAG CTTATGTGCAACTACTACACGTTCAGACAAGACGGGTCAAGAGCATACGCAAGGTCTTGGAAGTTTCAG GGATCAATGGATGGGAACACATGGACGGACTTGAGAGTCCACGAGAACGACCAAACGATGTGCAAGGCTGGTCAGTTTGCATCGTGGCCAATCACAGCAGCAAATGCGTTACTTCCCTTCAGATTTTTCAGGCTGGTTCTGACCGGTCCAACGGCAGACACATCAACTCCGTGGAACTTTTGCATTTGCTACTTGGAACTCTACGGTTACTTCCGTTGA
- the LOC103865058 gene encoding BTB/POZ domain-containing protein At2g30600 isoform X3 — protein MVGNMVAAKENKFLTVAPFECAWSDDLKFREPGRGCVAFDAFAHNDVTVVFRENVGSQHYHYKKDNSPHYIVIIGSNRNRRLKIQVDGESVVDEESSDLCRCSLEFESYWISIYDGLVSIGKGRYPFQNLVFQWQDSKPNCSVQYVGLSSWDKHVGYRNVSVFPVTRDRISLWKQVDYREVKGDEVEEEGNGYDYEQWGLGNFLESWELSDTVFLVGDEEVDVPAHKAILQASGSFPLSGDVIQLRGVSYPILHALLQYIYTGRTQILESELAPLRDLSSSFEVMPLVRQCEEYINRLKLSDRASEPCKRVELSCPISQPLSGFMFPTAFPADVAKLKKFYSSGEYSDVKICLSDHGLTFQSHKVILSLWSVAFAKMFTNGMSESHSSTIYLTDVSPEAFKAMLNFMYSGELNMEDTVNFGTDLIHLLFLADRFGVVPLHQECCKMLLECLSEDSVCSVLQVVSSISSCKLIEEMCKRKFSMHFDYCTTASLDFVLLDQATFSDILESVDLTVTSEEKILDAVLMWCMKAEEPQRWEEIDELMNYSNPETLFKERLQSLDDLLPHVRFSLLPYELLEKLGNSNLSRQIPVFNRLVKEAASFLASRLTCPGNEATSRLQHRRSSFKELQYIRDGDSNGVLHFVGTSYGSHQWVNPVLAKKISITSSSPTSRFTDPKALASKTYVGTSFAGPRMEDGRISSWWMVDLGEDHQLMCNYYTFRQDGSRAYARSWKFQGSMDGNTWTDLRVHENDQTMCKAGQFASWPITAANALLPFRFFRLVLTGPTADTSTPWNFCICYLELYGYFR, from the exons ATGGTGGG AAACATGGTTGCTGCAAAGGAGAACAAGTTCCTAACCGTGGCACCTTTCGAGTGCGCTTGGAGCGACGATCTCAAGTTCCGTGAACCGGGCCGAGGCTGCGTTGCCTTTGACGCCTTCGCTCACAACGATGTCACCGTGGTGTTCAGAGAGAACGTTGGGAGCCAGCATTACCATTACAAGAAAGACAACAGTCCTCATTACATTGTCATCATCGGCAGCAACAGGAACCGGAGGCTGAAGATTCAGGTCGATGGGGAGTCTGTGGTGGACGAGGAGTCTTCTGATCTCTGTCGCTGTTCCTTGGAGTTTGAGAGTTACTGGATCAGTATCTATGATGGGTTGGTGAGTATTGGGAAAGGTCGGTACCCGTTTCAGAACCTGGTGTTTCAGTGGCAGGACTCCAAGCCTAATTGTAGTGTTCAGTACGTTGGGTTGAGCAGCTGGGATAAGCACGTTGGGTATAGGAATGTGAGTGTGTTTCCTGTGACGCGTGATCGTATCTCTCTGTGGAAGCAAGTGGATTACCGTGAAGTTAAAGGAGATGAGGTGGAAGAGGAAGGGAATGGTTATGATTATGAACAATGGGGGCTTGGTAACTTTCTAGAGAGCTGGGAGTTATCGGATACGGTCTTTCTTGTtggtgatgaggaagtggatgTACCTGCTCACAAGGCTATCTTACAAGCCTCAGGTAGCTTTCCTTTGAGTGGAGATGTCATTCAACTTCGTGGTGTCTCGTATCCGATTCTTCATGCTCTTCTTCAGTATATCTATACAGGACGAACTCAG ATTTTGGAATCAGAACTTGCTCCATTGAGGGATCTAAGTTCTAGTTTTGAAGTGATGCCATTGGTGAGACAGTGTGAAGAATATATAAACCGCTTAAAACTAAGCGACAGAGCGTCTGAACCCTGCAAAAGAGTTGAACTATCATGTCCAATTTCTCAGCCCTTGTCTGGCTTTATGTTCCCAACTGCTTTCCCTGCTGATGTGGCTAAGCTGAAGAAGTTCTACTCAAGCGGCGAGTATAGTGACGTAAAGATATGTCTCAGTGACCATGGCCTCACTTTCCAATCTCACAAAGTCATTCTTAGTCTCTGGAGTGTTGCATTTGCAAAG ATGTTTACAAATGGGATGAGTGAAAGCCACTCGTCGACGATCTACTTAACCGATGTGTCGCCAGAAGCGTTCAAGGCTATGCTTAACTTCATGTATAGCGGAGAGTTGAACATGGAAGACACTGTGAACTTTGGAACCGATTTGATCCATCTTCTCTTTCTAGCTGACCGGTTTGGAGTTGTTCCACTTCATCAAGAATGCTGCAAAATGCTCTTAGAGTGCCTCTCCGAG GATTCTGTATGCTCAGTTCTACAAGTGGTTTCGTCTATCTCATCATGTAAACTCATTGAGGAGATGTGCAAGAGGAAGTTCTCCATGCACTTTGACTACTGTACCACAGCGAGTTTGGACTTTGTCTTGTTAGATCAGGCCACTTTCAGTGATATTCTTGAG TCTGTAGATCTAACAGTGACATCTGAGGAGAAGATTCTTGATGCTGTTCTAATGTGGTGCATGAAAGCTGAGGAGCCACAGCGTTGGGAAGAAATAGATGAGCTAATGAACTATTCTAATCCAGAAACTTTGTTCAAAGAAAGACTTCAGTCACTTGATGACTTGTTGCCTCATGTACGCTTCTCTTTGTTGCCATacgagttgcttgagaag TTAGGAAACAGCAACTTAAGCAGACAAATCCCAGTATTCAATCGTCTT GTAAAGGAAGCTGCTAGTTTTTTGGCTTCTAGATTGACATGCCCAGGAAATGAAGCGAC TTCAAGGCTCCAACACCGGAGATCGAGTTTCAAGGAGCTTCAGTACATACGTGATGGGGATAGCAATGGTGTGCTTCACTTTGTTGGTACATCTTATGGGAGTCATCAATGGGTCAACCCTGTTCTCGCAAAG AAAATCAGCATTACATCAAGCAGCCCCACTTCCAGATTTACTGATCCGAAGGCTTTAGCTTCAAAAACATATGTG GGTACTTCCTTTGCAGGGCCTAGGATGGAAGACGGACGTATATCTTCCTGGTGGATGGTGGACTTAGGCGAAGATCACCAG CTTATGTGCAACTACTACACGTTCAGACAAGACGGGTCAAGAGCATACGCAAGGTCTTGGAAGTTTCAG GGATCAATGGATGGGAACACATGGACGGACTTGAGAGTCCACGAGAACGACCAAACGATGTGCAAGGCTGGTCAGTTTGCATCGTGGCCAATCACAGCAGCAAATGCGTTACTTCCCTTCAGATTTTTCAGGCTGGTTCTGACCGGTCCAACGGCAGACACATCAACTCCGTGGAACTTTTGCATTTGCTACTTGGAACTCTACGGTTACTTCCGTTGA
- the LOC103865058 gene encoding BTB/POZ domain-containing protein At2g30600 isoform X1 produces MIASVSSLCRRNMVAAKENKFLTVAPFECAWSDDLKFREPGRGCVAFDAFAHNDVTVVFRENVGSQHYHYKKDNSPHYIVIIGSNRNRRLKIQVDGESVVDEESSDLCRCSLEFESYWISIYDGLVSIGKGRYPFQNLVFQWQDSKPNCSVQYVGLSSWDKHVGYRNVSVFPVTRDRISLWKQVDYREVKGDEVEEEGNGYDYEQWGLGNFLESWELSDTVFLVGDEEVDVPAHKAILQASGSFPLSGDVIQLRGVSYPILHALLQYIYTGRTQILESELAPLRDLSSSFEVMPLVRQCEEYINRLKLSDRASEPCKRVELSCPISQPLSGFMFPTAFPADVAKLKKFYSSGEYSDVKICLSDHGLTFQSHKVILSLWSVAFAKMFTNGMSESHSSTIYLTDVSPEAFKAMLNFMYSGELNMEDTVNFGTDLIHLLFLADRFGVVPLHQECCKMLLECLSEDSVCSVLQVVSSISSCKLIEEMCKRKFSMHFDYCTTASLDFVLLDQATFSDILESVDLTVTSEEKILDAVLMWCMKAEEPQRWEEIDELMNYSNPETLFKERLQSLDDLLPHVRFSLLPYELLEKLGNSNLSRQIPVFNRLVKEAASFLASRLTCPGNEATSRLQHRRSSFKELQYIRDGDSNGVLHFVGTSYGSHQWVNPVLAKKISITSSSPTSRFTDPKALASKTYVGTSFAGPRMEDGRISSWWMVDLGEDHQLMCNYYTFRQDGSRAYARSWKFQGSMDGNTWTDLRVHENDQTMCKAGQFASWPITAANALLPFRFFRLVLTGPTADTSTPWNFCICYLELYGYFR; encoded by the exons ATGATTGCTTCTGTGTCTTCTTTATGTAGAAGAAACATGGTTGCTGCAAAGGAGAACAAGTTCCTAACCGTGGCACCTTTCGAGTGCGCTTGGAGCGACGATCTCAAGTTCCGTGAACCGGGCCGAGGCTGCGTTGCCTTTGACGCCTTCGCTCACAACGATGTCACCGTGGTGTTCAGAGAGAACGTTGGGAGCCAGCATTACCATTACAAGAAAGACAACAGTCCTCATTACATTGTCATCATCGGCAGCAACAGGAACCGGAGGCTGAAGATTCAGGTCGATGGGGAGTCTGTGGTGGACGAGGAGTCTTCTGATCTCTGTCGCTGTTCCTTGGAGTTTGAGAGTTACTGGATCAGTATCTATGATGGGTTGGTGAGTATTGGGAAAGGTCGGTACCCGTTTCAGAACCTGGTGTTTCAGTGGCAGGACTCCAAGCCTAATTGTAGTGTTCAGTACGTTGGGTTGAGCAGCTGGGATAAGCACGTTGGGTATAGGAATGTGAGTGTGTTTCCTGTGACGCGTGATCGTATCTCTCTGTGGAAGCAAGTGGATTACCGTGAAGTTAAAGGAGATGAGGTGGAAGAGGAAGGGAATGGTTATGATTATGAACAATGGGGGCTTGGTAACTTTCTAGAGAGCTGGGAGTTATCGGATACGGTCTTTCTTGTtggtgatgaggaagtggatgTACCTGCTCACAAGGCTATCTTACAAGCCTCAGGTAGCTTTCCTTTGAGTGGAGATGTCATTCAACTTCGTGGTGTCTCGTATCCGATTCTTCATGCTCTTCTTCAGTATATCTATACAGGACGAACTCAG ATTTTGGAATCAGAACTTGCTCCATTGAGGGATCTAAGTTCTAGTTTTGAAGTGATGCCATTGGTGAGACAGTGTGAAGAATATATAAACCGCTTAAAACTAAGCGACAGAGCGTCTGAACCCTGCAAAAGAGTTGAACTATCATGTCCAATTTCTCAGCCCTTGTCTGGCTTTATGTTCCCAACTGCTTTCCCTGCTGATGTGGCTAAGCTGAAGAAGTTCTACTCAAGCGGCGAGTATAGTGACGTAAAGATATGTCTCAGTGACCATGGCCTCACTTTCCAATCTCACAAAGTCATTCTTAGTCTCTGGAGTGTTGCATTTGCAAAG ATGTTTACAAATGGGATGAGTGAAAGCCACTCGTCGACGATCTACTTAACCGATGTGTCGCCAGAAGCGTTCAAGGCTATGCTTAACTTCATGTATAGCGGAGAGTTGAACATGGAAGACACTGTGAACTTTGGAACCGATTTGATCCATCTTCTCTTTCTAGCTGACCGGTTTGGAGTTGTTCCACTTCATCAAGAATGCTGCAAAATGCTCTTAGAGTGCCTCTCCGAG GATTCTGTATGCTCAGTTCTACAAGTGGTTTCGTCTATCTCATCATGTAAACTCATTGAGGAGATGTGCAAGAGGAAGTTCTCCATGCACTTTGACTACTGTACCACAGCGAGTTTGGACTTTGTCTTGTTAGATCAGGCCACTTTCAGTGATATTCTTGAG TCTGTAGATCTAACAGTGACATCTGAGGAGAAGATTCTTGATGCTGTTCTAATGTGGTGCATGAAAGCTGAGGAGCCACAGCGTTGGGAAGAAATAGATGAGCTAATGAACTATTCTAATCCAGAAACTTTGTTCAAAGAAAGACTTCAGTCACTTGATGACTTGTTGCCTCATGTACGCTTCTCTTTGTTGCCATacgagttgcttgagaag TTAGGAAACAGCAACTTAAGCAGACAAATCCCAGTATTCAATCGTCTT GTAAAGGAAGCTGCTAGTTTTTTGGCTTCTAGATTGACATGCCCAGGAAATGAAGCGAC TTCAAGGCTCCAACACCGGAGATCGAGTTTCAAGGAGCTTCAGTACATACGTGATGGGGATAGCAATGGTGTGCTTCACTTTGTTGGTACATCTTATGGGAGTCATCAATGGGTCAACCCTGTTCTCGCAAAG AAAATCAGCATTACATCAAGCAGCCCCACTTCCAGATTTACTGATCCGAAGGCTTTAGCTTCAAAAACATATGTG GGTACTTCCTTTGCAGGGCCTAGGATGGAAGACGGACGTATATCTTCCTGGTGGATGGTGGACTTAGGCGAAGATCACCAG CTTATGTGCAACTACTACACGTTCAGACAAGACGGGTCAAGAGCATACGCAAGGTCTTGGAAGTTTCAG GGATCAATGGATGGGAACACATGGACGGACTTGAGAGTCCACGAGAACGACCAAACGATGTGCAAGGCTGGTCAGTTTGCATCGTGGCCAATCACAGCAGCAAATGCGTTACTTCCCTTCAGATTTTTCAGGCTGGTTCTGACCGGTCCAACGGCAGACACATCAACTCCGTGGAACTTTTGCATTTGCTACTTGGAACTCTACGGTTACTTCCGTTGA
- the LOC103865058 gene encoding BTB/POZ domain-containing protein At2g30600 isoform X4, which produces MVAAKENKFLTVAPFECAWSDDLKFREPGRGCVAFDAFAHNDVTVVFRENVGSQHYHYKKDNSPHYIVIIGSNRNRRLKIQVDGESVVDEESSDLCRCSLEFESYWISIYDGLVSIGKGRYPFQNLVFQWQDSKPNCSVQYVGLSSWDKHVGYRNVSVFPVTRDRISLWKQVDYREVKGDEVEEEGNGYDYEQWGLGNFLESWELSDTVFLVGDEEVDVPAHKAILQASGSFPLSGDVIQLRGVSYPILHALLQYIYTGRTQILESELAPLRDLSSSFEVMPLVRQCEEYINRLKLSDRASEPCKRVELSCPISQPLSGFMFPTAFPADVAKLKKFYSSGEYSDVKICLSDHGLTFQSHKVILSLWSVAFAKMFTNGMSESHSSTIYLTDVSPEAFKAMLNFMYSGELNMEDTVNFGTDLIHLLFLADRFGVVPLHQECCKMLLECLSEDSVCSVLQVVSSISSCKLIEEMCKRKFSMHFDYCTTASLDFVLLDQATFSDILESVDLTVTSEEKILDAVLMWCMKAEEPQRWEEIDELMNYSNPETLFKERLQSLDDLLPHVRFSLLPYELLEKLGNSNLSRQIPVFNRLVKEAASFLASRLTCPGNEATSRLQHRRSSFKELQYIRDGDSNGVLHFVGTSYGSHQWVNPVLAKKISITSSSPTSRFTDPKALASKTYVGTSFAGPRMEDGRISSWWMVDLGEDHQLMCNYYTFRQDGSRAYARSWKFQGSMDGNTWTDLRVHENDQTMCKAGQFASWPITAANALLPFRFFRLVLTGPTADTSTPWNFCICYLELYGYFR; this is translated from the exons ATGGTTGCTGCAAAGGAGAACAAGTTCCTAACCGTGGCACCTTTCGAGTGCGCTTGGAGCGACGATCTCAAGTTCCGTGAACCGGGCCGAGGCTGCGTTGCCTTTGACGCCTTCGCTCACAACGATGTCACCGTGGTGTTCAGAGAGAACGTTGGGAGCCAGCATTACCATTACAAGAAAGACAACAGTCCTCATTACATTGTCATCATCGGCAGCAACAGGAACCGGAGGCTGAAGATTCAGGTCGATGGGGAGTCTGTGGTGGACGAGGAGTCTTCTGATCTCTGTCGCTGTTCCTTGGAGTTTGAGAGTTACTGGATCAGTATCTATGATGGGTTGGTGAGTATTGGGAAAGGTCGGTACCCGTTTCAGAACCTGGTGTTTCAGTGGCAGGACTCCAAGCCTAATTGTAGTGTTCAGTACGTTGGGTTGAGCAGCTGGGATAAGCACGTTGGGTATAGGAATGTGAGTGTGTTTCCTGTGACGCGTGATCGTATCTCTCTGTGGAAGCAAGTGGATTACCGTGAAGTTAAAGGAGATGAGGTGGAAGAGGAAGGGAATGGTTATGATTATGAACAATGGGGGCTTGGTAACTTTCTAGAGAGCTGGGAGTTATCGGATACGGTCTTTCTTGTtggtgatgaggaagtggatgTACCTGCTCACAAGGCTATCTTACAAGCCTCAGGTAGCTTTCCTTTGAGTGGAGATGTCATTCAACTTCGTGGTGTCTCGTATCCGATTCTTCATGCTCTTCTTCAGTATATCTATACAGGACGAACTCAG ATTTTGGAATCAGAACTTGCTCCATTGAGGGATCTAAGTTCTAGTTTTGAAGTGATGCCATTGGTGAGACAGTGTGAAGAATATATAAACCGCTTAAAACTAAGCGACAGAGCGTCTGAACCCTGCAAAAGAGTTGAACTATCATGTCCAATTTCTCAGCCCTTGTCTGGCTTTATGTTCCCAACTGCTTTCCCTGCTGATGTGGCTAAGCTGAAGAAGTTCTACTCAAGCGGCGAGTATAGTGACGTAAAGATATGTCTCAGTGACCATGGCCTCACTTTCCAATCTCACAAAGTCATTCTTAGTCTCTGGAGTGTTGCATTTGCAAAG ATGTTTACAAATGGGATGAGTGAAAGCCACTCGTCGACGATCTACTTAACCGATGTGTCGCCAGAAGCGTTCAAGGCTATGCTTAACTTCATGTATAGCGGAGAGTTGAACATGGAAGACACTGTGAACTTTGGAACCGATTTGATCCATCTTCTCTTTCTAGCTGACCGGTTTGGAGTTGTTCCACTTCATCAAGAATGCTGCAAAATGCTCTTAGAGTGCCTCTCCGAG GATTCTGTATGCTCAGTTCTACAAGTGGTTTCGTCTATCTCATCATGTAAACTCATTGAGGAGATGTGCAAGAGGAAGTTCTCCATGCACTTTGACTACTGTACCACAGCGAGTTTGGACTTTGTCTTGTTAGATCAGGCCACTTTCAGTGATATTCTTGAG TCTGTAGATCTAACAGTGACATCTGAGGAGAAGATTCTTGATGCTGTTCTAATGTGGTGCATGAAAGCTGAGGAGCCACAGCGTTGGGAAGAAATAGATGAGCTAATGAACTATTCTAATCCAGAAACTTTGTTCAAAGAAAGACTTCAGTCACTTGATGACTTGTTGCCTCATGTACGCTTCTCTTTGTTGCCATacgagttgcttgagaag TTAGGAAACAGCAACTTAAGCAGACAAATCCCAGTATTCAATCGTCTT GTAAAGGAAGCTGCTAGTTTTTTGGCTTCTAGATTGACATGCCCAGGAAATGAAGCGAC TTCAAGGCTCCAACACCGGAGATCGAGTTTCAAGGAGCTTCAGTACATACGTGATGGGGATAGCAATGGTGTGCTTCACTTTGTTGGTACATCTTATGGGAGTCATCAATGGGTCAACCCTGTTCTCGCAAAG AAAATCAGCATTACATCAAGCAGCCCCACTTCCAGATTTACTGATCCGAAGGCTTTAGCTTCAAAAACATATGTG GGTACTTCCTTTGCAGGGCCTAGGATGGAAGACGGACGTATATCTTCCTGGTGGATGGTGGACTTAGGCGAAGATCACCAG CTTATGTGCAACTACTACACGTTCAGACAAGACGGGTCAAGAGCATACGCAAGGTCTTGGAAGTTTCAG GGATCAATGGATGGGAACACATGGACGGACTTGAGAGTCCACGAGAACGACCAAACGATGTGCAAGGCTGGTCAGTTTGCATCGTGGCCAATCACAGCAGCAAATGCGTTACTTCCCTTCAGATTTTTCAGGCTGGTTCTGACCGGTCCAACGGCAGACACATCAACTCCGTGGAACTTTTGCATTTGCTACTTGGAACTCTACGGTTACTTCCGTTGA
- the LOC103865059 gene encoding histone H1.2: MSAEEETVPTNVEETVTAPASEKKPAAKGGKAKKTKEVKAAAAPKKKPAAKSPRKRASSSHPTYEEMIKDAITTLKERTGSSQYAIQKFIEEKQKSLPPTFRKLLLVNLKRLVASGKLVKVKGSFKLPSAKSTAVSAAPKPAPVKKATVSTKPKAKVAKPAAKGTKKTKAVVAAVKPKAKVAAKAKPKTKTKTVAAVSKTKAVAAKPKAKERPAKAARTSSRTSPGKKAAAPAKKAAAAVTKKAKAKAPAAKSVKAKSPAKRASTRKVKK, from the exons atgtctGCAGAGGAAGAAACCGTTCCAACCAACGTCGAAGAGACGGTGACGGCGCCGGCGAGTGAGAAGAAACCGGCGGCTAAGGGAGGTAAAGCGAAGAAGACGAAGGAAGTTAAAGCAGCAGCAGCTCCGAAGAAGAAGCCTGCAGCTAAGTCTCCGAGGAAGAGAGCTTCTTCATCTCACCCTACCTACGAAGAG ATGATTAAGGATGCGATCACGACGTTGAAGGAGAGAACCGGATCTAGCCAATACGCGATTCAGAAGTTCATAGAGGAGAAGCAGAAGTCGCTTCCCCCTACCTTCAGGAAGCTTCTCCTCGTCAATCTCAAGAGACTAGTCGCTTCAGGGAAGCTAGTCAAAGTCAAAGGCTCCTTCAAGCTCCCTTCTGCTAAATCAACCGCCGTTTCTGCTGCTCCTAAACCGGCTCCGGTTAAGAAGGCAACCGTATCTACTAAACCGAAGGCTAAAGTTGCTAAACCGGCAGCTAAAGGAACCAAGAAGACAAAAGCTGTAGTAGCAGCTGTGAAGCCAAAGGCTAAAGTCGCTGCGAAGGCTAAACCAAAGACGAAGACAAAGACGGTGGCGGCTGTTTCAAAGACCAAAGCTGTTGCGGCTAAGCCTAAGGCTAAGGAGAGACCTGCTAAAGCGGCGAGGACTTCGAGTAGAACGTCTCCAGGGAAGAAGGCTGCTGCTCCTGCTAAGAAAGCGGCAGCGGCTGTGACTAAGAAGGCAAAGGCGAAGGCTCCGGCTGCTAAGAGCGTGAAGGCGAAGTCTCCGGCGAAAAGGGCTTCGACGAGGAAGGTGAAGAAGTGA